In a genomic window of Streptomyces koelreuteriae:
- a CDS encoding MbtH family protein, producing MSTNPFDDNEGRFLVLVNDEGQHSLWPSFAEVPGGWTIAFEENTREACLEYVETHWTDLRPRSLAATMDV from the coding sequence ATGAGCACCAACCCCTTCGACGACAACGAGGGCCGCTTCCTGGTCCTGGTGAACGACGAGGGCCAGCACTCACTCTGGCCGTCGTTCGCCGAGGTACCCGGGGGCTGGACGATCGCCTTCGAGGAGAACACCCGGGAAGCGTGCCTGGAGTACGTCGAGACCCACTGGACGGACCTGCGCCCGAGGTCCCTCGCCGCGACGATGGACGTCTGA